One Bacteriovorax sp. PP10 DNA window includes the following coding sequences:
- a CDS encoding methyltransferase codes for MNFKSHALALSEFISKYSPIWIEEIMNEYPETINDYPNEWITLLDSLNEQELFDVDCKRPVEKLKDSSFEAFMQAIKDLTDIPNIPFSPELPLEDWAFQGVKKKKRHEIQKIVPVLKRVRDELKFDRVVDIGGGVGHLSRVLSHYHQIPSVSIDQNVEFQEIGKMRLQKFRKLDGAENVVFMNLTFGKDEDSADLKKVFHENSLGLGLHTCGPLANTLIEATIDYQTKGLLSFGCCYHKMKSEKDFPLSNFYKENKFPVLNLFGLTLATRSHAEMTFDTYQTKERVKNYRYALHLFLMRHFNNKTYTDVGECHLSMYWKPFHFYISDKLKHLNLEHNFSDEYFDNFYDDPALQRELRVMFLCNIIRWQLGRALEVYLQVDRCLYLEEHGYEVSLHQYFDEALSPRNLGILALHK; via the coding sequence ATGAACTTTAAAAGTCACGCGCTAGCTTTATCGGAATTCATCTCAAAATACTCGCCTATCTGGATTGAGGAAATCATGAATGAATACCCCGAAACAATTAATGATTATCCCAATGAGTGGATAACTCTTCTTGACTCGCTCAACGAGCAGGAACTTTTTGATGTGGACTGCAAAAGACCAGTTGAAAAGTTAAAAGACTCAAGCTTTGAAGCATTCATGCAGGCCATCAAAGACCTGACAGATATTCCGAACATTCCCTTTTCTCCCGAACTCCCTTTGGAAGACTGGGCCTTCCAGGGTGTGAAAAAGAAAAAGCGTCATGAGATTCAAAAAATTGTTCCCGTCTTAAAAAGAGTCCGTGATGAATTAAAATTTGATCGCGTGGTTGATATTGGTGGTGGCGTTGGCCATCTTTCTCGAGTGCTTTCTCACTATCATCAGATTCCTTCAGTTTCTATTGATCAAAATGTTGAGTTCCAGGAAATTGGAAAAATGCGCCTGCAAAAGTTTAGAAAACTTGATGGTGCAGAAAATGTAGTCTTTATGAATTTAACTTTTGGTAAGGATGAAGACAGCGCCGATCTTAAAAAAGTGTTCCATGAAAACTCACTGGGGCTTGGGCTTCATACTTGTGGTCCACTAGCAAACACTCTAATTGAAGCGACTATCGATTATCAAACGAAGGGTCTTTTAAGTTTTGGTTGTTGTTATCATAAAATGAAATCTGAAAAAGATTTTCCTCTCTCAAATTTTTATAAAGAAAATAAATTCCCAGTGCTTAATCTTTTTGGATTAACACTTGCCACTCGCTCTCACGCAGAGATGACTTTCGACACTTATCAAACCAAAGAGCGAGTGAAAAATTACAGATATGCCCTGCACTTATTCTTAATGAGACACTTCAACAATAAAACATATACCGATGTGGGTGAATGCCATCTGAGTATGTACTGGAAGCCTTTTCATTTCTACATCTCAGATAAATTGAAACACTTAAACCTTGAACACAATTTCAGCGACGAGTATTTCGATAACTTTTACGATGACCCCGCTCTTCAAAGAGAACTTCGTGTTATGTTCCTGTGCAACATCATTCGTTGGCAACTAGGACGCGCTCTCGAAGTTTATTTACAAGTCGATCGTTGTCTTTATCTCGAAGAGCATGGTTACGAAGTTTCACTACACCAGTATTTTGATGAAGCTCTCTCACCAAGAAACCTCGGCATTCTTGCCCTTCATAAATAA
- the murD gene encoding UDP-N-acetylmuramoyl-L-alanine--D-glutamate ligase, translating into MFNLKNKRIAVYGMGVSGLSALRFIKALEGEIIAINGGELSTWAKSPGVLDFVSADQCFSENDASLPAKLNSVDIVILSPGIPRDHKLLKPLLEKNIPIWGEIELAYRYLEANNSLGPLIGITGTNGKTTTTTFLGEMIEGDNKSVFVGGNIGVPFCDYAFDIYSKKKKADFILLELSSFQLESIDHFHVNIAIILNLYQNHGERYEHIEDYGRSKFFITNKFTKDDVLIYPEDFAIIKNWAETQTGKKIAINTTKPEISMDTNSFKLPGIHNLVNLAFIIKAAETIGLTKEAIQKSINTFKGVHHRIEYVDGVKGLPKFKAFNDAKSTNWDATITAVKAMEDFKLPIHLIIGGKKRGHGDSILPHMDFLKTHVDTFYLIGEMAAEIEGEIKGLVQYKNTGTLEETLKIMRAKFGNAEGVLLFSPGFPSFDQFQNYAQRGEHFVKLLTT; encoded by the coding sequence ATGTTTAATTTAAAAAATAAAAGAATTGCAGTTTACGGGATGGGAGTTTCTGGACTTTCGGCCCTTCGTTTTATTAAGGCATTAGAAGGAGAGATTATCGCCATTAATGGTGGTGAGCTTTCAACTTGGGCAAAGTCGCCTGGTGTATTAGATTTTGTGTCAGCTGATCAATGTTTTTCTGAAAACGATGCAAGCTTACCAGCTAAATTAAATTCGGTTGATATTGTCATTTTGAGTCCAGGAATTCCTCGCGACCATAAACTTTTAAAACCATTACTTGAAAAAAATATCCCGATCTGGGGAGAGATTGAATTAGCTTACCGCTACCTTGAAGCCAATAATTCACTAGGCCCTTTAATCGGTATCACCGGAACAAATGGAAAGACGACGACGACAACTTTCTTAGGAGAGATGATCGAAGGTGACAACAAATCTGTATTTGTTGGTGGAAACATCGGTGTTCCATTTTGTGATTATGCTTTTGATATTTATTCAAAGAAAAAGAAAGCTGATTTTATTTTACTAGAGCTTTCAAGTTTTCAATTAGAGTCGATCGATCATTTTCATGTGAACATCGCGATCATTTTAAATCTTTATCAAAATCATGGTGAGCGCTATGAGCATATTGAAGATTACGGAAGATCAAAATTCTTCATTACAAATAAATTCACGAAAGATGATGTTCTGATTTACCCGGAAGATTTCGCTATCATTAAAAATTGGGCAGAAACTCAAACGGGAAAAAAGATTGCCATCAATACTACAAAACCAGAAATTTCAATGGATACAAATTCGTTTAAACTTCCAGGGATTCACAATCTGGTAAACCTTGCTTTCATTATTAAAGCAGCAGAAACAATTGGCCTAACGAAAGAAGCGATTCAAAAATCAATCAACACTTTCAAAGGTGTTCACCATAGAATCGAATATGTCGATGGTGTAAAAGGACTTCCAAAATTCAAAGCATTCAACGACGCTAAAAGTACAAACTGGGATGCAACTATCACAGCTGTTAAAGCGATGGAAGATTTCAAACTTCCGATTCATTTAATCATCGGTGGAAAAAAGCGTGGGCATGGAGATTCAATCTTGCCTCACATGGATTTCTTAAAAACTCATGTCGATACATTTTATCTGATTGGTGAAATGGCAGCGGAAATTGAAGGAGAGATCAAAGGACTGGTTCAATATAAGAACACTGGGACTTTGGAGGAAACTTTGAAGATTATGAGAGCGAAATTTGGCAACGCAGAGGG